The sequence below is a genomic window from Candidatus Nanopelagicales bacterium.
TCGACGTGCGCGAGAGCGCCGAGTGGAACGCCGGGCACGCGCCGCACGCGGTGCACGTCCCGCTGGGCCGGCTGGCCGACGCGCCGCGCCGGCTCAAGGAGGGGGCCCCCGTGGTCGTGGTGTGCCGCAGCGGCAACCGCTCCCGCGGCGCGACCTCCCGGCTGCGCCAGATGGGCTACGAGGCCTACAACCTCAAGGGCGGCATGCGGGCCTGGGCTCGCGACGGCGGGCGCCTGGTCGACCGCCGCAACCGCCCGGGCGCGGTCGTCTGACCCTCGGACTCCCGCGAGTGGAGGGTTGTGGTGGAAGTCGATCGATCGACTTCCACCACAACCCTCCACTCGCGCATGCGCGGCGGGGGCACACTGGACCCGTGAACGGGCCCTCGCACGTGCCGGACGGGCTTGGTGATGACCGGCTGCCCGACCACCAGCTTCCGGATGACCGGTTGCCCGACGACCGGACACCCACGGGTTCCCCGGCGAGGTACCGGGTCTCGCTGGAGGACCTCGAGGGCTCCGCCCGGGTCCCGGTCGAGGAGCAGACCACCACCCAGGACGACCCGCCCCCCGACGGACCACTGTCCGCGGCGGAGGCCAACCGGCTGCGCGTGCTCAGCCCCCCGCACAACGGCCGCTGGTAGCCACGTACAGCAGCGCACCTCGGTGCACGGGAGCCCGCAACTACCGCACACCAGCATCACCCACCCCGACCGGTGGAACGTACGACCACCCGCGAGCGCGGGGAGAGTGGCGGAAGGTTCCACCGGTACGTCGAATGCTCGCCCGTGGGGGTTTCGGGACGGTCCCGAAACCCCCACGCGCGAGCATTCGCGGGCCCGGGCGATACGCCGGGCGGGGGCACGGAACGGCAACGGGGCCGGGCCCGTGATGGGCCCGGCCCCGCCGCCGTCTCGAGGGGGATGCGCTCAGCCGGCGCGGGTGACCGACCTCAGCTCAGCGTGGTCCGCTCGAACAGGGCCTTGCCCTCGGCGCTCCAGGTGCGGAAGCCGACCTCGGTCCCGGTCGGGGCGGGCATCCCGCAGCCGGAGGCCGCGACCGCCGCCGACAGGCTCGGCACCGAGAACAGGTTCACGTTGTCGATCGTGGCGTACAGCTGGTCGCCCTTGATCACGGCGGTCACGCGGTGCGGGGCGTAGACCTCCATGCCAGCCGGCCACTTCACCTTGGCGATCGGGTTGCCGCACTCCTTGCCGTTGGTCCACAGCCGCAGCAGCAGCGCCTTGCCCCAGCCCGGGTTCACGTTCTCGTAGCCCGGGTCGTACTGGAAGGAGTACCCGGACACCGAGGCGCCGGAGGGGACGGACGCCCGCAACCAGATGCCGTAGCCCCAGCCCGACTTCAGCGTGGCGACGGTGGAGAAGACCGCGTCCTGGGACGTGCGCTTGGTGGTGGAGATGGTGCGCGCCTCGTTGCCGTAGTTGTGGTCGACGGTGTTGCCGTTGATGGTGTTACGGCCGTAGACCAGCTTCCACTGCGCCTGCGAGATGAGG
It includes:
- a CDS encoding rhodanese-like domain-containing protein is translated as MGLFSALRTPSVHADEVADLLARGGTMLDVRESAEWNAGHAPHAVHVPLGRLADAPRRLKEGAPVVVVCRSGNRSRGATSRLRQMGYEAYNLKGGMRAWARDGGRLVDRRNRPGAVV